The DNA segment TTGTTGTTAAAGCTGATAACCAGTTGTTTAAATAAGCTGTCGGGCTGATTAGGCGTTAGGCTAAAGCTTAAGCTATTGTCAGCGGCACGAGTGACGTTGACCTGATATTGCTTGCTAATTTCATCCACTTCACCACTTAACAATAAGGCCGGTGCTTTATCTAAATCCGCAGTAAAGGCTTGCTGGGTAATTTGCTCAAGATCGATATCATAAAGCCATAGCTCTTTACCGTCGGTCACCACTAAATGCTCATAGGGTTGTTCCGTGCGCCAATAAAAACGCCGGGGACGCTTTACTGTTAAGGTCCCAGAGGCTTCTTGTAATACGGTCCCGGTATTATCGGTAATGGTTTGTTTAAACTGGGCGCTTAAACTATTCATAGCTTGTAGCTGGGCGCTTAATTGTTGCACCGCTGTTTCACTAAGCGCAGTCAGGGAAAATCCACTCAATAGCAGCAATAAAAAATAACGTAGGGATAAATACAAAATAACGAGTCTCTAAAAGTTTATTCTGACGGTGGCGGCGGAGCCAACACTTCGCGGCTACCGTTATGACCCATTTCAGTCACAACACCTGCCGCTTCCATGGCTTCAATTAATCGCGCTGCACGGTTATAGCCGATACGGAGTTTACGCTGTACGGATGAAATAGAAGCACGACGGGATTGAGTGACATAGTGAACCGCCTCATCGTATAACGCATCGCTCTCATCATCACCATCGCCACCACCACTACCGCCTTCTGCGGTAAAACCGGGAATAGCAGGACCATTAGCACCTTCATCCAATAAGCCTTCAATATAAGCAGGCTCACCCCGTCGCTTCCAGTCAGCCACTACACGGTGCACTTCATCATCAGACACAAACGCACCGTGAACACGCACAGGTAAGCTGGTACCGGGGGGTAGATATAACATATCACCATGCCCTAATAATTGTTCAGCACCACCCTGGTCGAGTATGGTTCTTGAATCTACCCGTGACGATACCTGAAAGGCAATACGCGATGGCACATTGGCCTTAATCAAACCGGTAATAACATCGACCGATGGGCGCTGTGTTGCCAGTATTAAATGGATACCAGCAGCACGGGCTTTTTGCGCAATCCGGGCAATTAACTCTTCCACTTTTTTACCGACCACCATCATCATATCGGCAAATTCATCAATAACCACAACAATCGATGGCAGAGTTTCAAGCGGTGGTGCAACCTGTGGGTCAGCTTCTGGATCAAATACTTCTTCTGGCACCCACAGCGGGTCAACTATTGGATTATCACTACCGGCTGCATCTTCCACTTTGCGATTAAAGCCAGCAAGGTTTCTGACACCCAGGGCGGCCATAAGTTTATAGCGCCGCTCCATTTCAGCCACACACCAACGCAAACCATTGGCCGCGTCTTTCATATCAGTGATAACCGGCGTTAACAGATGAGGAATACCATCGTAAACCGATAGCTCCAGCATTTTGGGGTCAACCAAAATCAAGCGCACTTCAGCAGGTGTCGACTTATATAAAAAGCTTAACAACATCGCATTAACACCCACCGACTTACCAGAACCCGTGGTACCCGCCACCAATAGGTGTGGCATTTTTCCCAGATCAGCAACGATGGGCTCACCAGAAATATCATGGCCGAGCGCTATGCTTAAAGGCGACTTGGAGTTTTCATACACCTGTGATGACAGTACATCACGGTAATTAACCACGGCTCGATCTTCGTTGGGAATTTCAATACCCACTACAGACTTGCCGGGAATGACTTCCACGACACGCACACTAATTACCGCTAATGAACGGGCAATATCTTTTGCCAGGTTCGTGATTTTACTGACTTTAACACCGGTGCCTGGCTGGATTTCAAACCGGGTCACTACAGGGCCGGGCAACACTTCGGTGACCTCTGCCACTACACCAAAGTCTTTTAGTTTATGTTCCAGCAATCTGGATAAGGCTTCTAAGGCATCAGGGGAAAAACCTTTCTTATGAGAGTCGTCCGCTGGGTCCAGTAAATCCAGAGGGGGTAAGGAACCCACCACCGGGGCATTAAATAACGGCCGCTGTTTCTCTCGCTCAGCCCGCTCGCTCTTTTCCGGCTTTTTCGGCATAAGCTGAATTTTGGGTGCCTTGCGGGTTTTCTCTTTCTCAACCTGCTTGGCGATAACCACCTTGCGCTCCTGCTGCACTTTTTGTTGGGCACGTTTTTCTTTCTGCTGTTGCCAGCGCTTAATCAGGCCGCCGCGCAATAAGGCAAACAATTGTATGGTTCGAGCGCCCGTGGCATCCATTAATTTTAACCAGGACAGGTCGGTAAAAATCGTCATACCAAATAGCAGCAGTGCTAATAAAATCAAACGACCGCCCAGCAAGCTAAAGGCACCAATACTGGAAGAACCCACGGACTGGCCCAGCGCTCCACCGGCACCAAAGGGCATACCGGATGCACCGGTATCGCCTATCATTGCCAGAGACGTAGTCGCGATCATTACCAGAGAAAGTCCAATAACACGGACGGCAAATGAAGCCCAATCAAAAGGCTGAGGCTGGTAGCGCTCGCGGAACAGTATCCAGGCGCGGTAGCCAATCATAAGTGGGAATAAATAGGCCATATAGCCAAACAGGGAAAGAAAGATATCCGCCAGCCAGGCGCCTGTGGGACCACCTGCATTGGCAACGGCTGCGCCGCTACCGGTTCGAGACCAGCCAGGGTCTGCGGCATCGTAACTCAGCAAGGCCATCATCAAGTAGAGGAACACGGCAACAAAGCCAATTAAGGCCCCTTCCCGTAAGCGAGGCACAAACTTTTCCACCACCGGATGGCTATTTGTTTTATCTACAGAGGCCTGTTTATTCAAGACCGTCACTATCCCCTTGATCAATTAGGACCCTTATCAGTAAATAATAATCACCGGCGGGTCTTTTAATTATTGAAAACGCCACAATATTACCATCTAAATCAGCGATTTGCTGCAATAACAGATGTATTGCTTCGGTTAATTCCACTATTATAGCCGACACTTTTAGCGACGACACATCTGTCATCCATTAGATTAATACTCAGTTTTAAAGAAGGTATTTTATGAGCGATTTACAACACCACCCGCTAATTATCCTCGGCTCGGGCCCTGCCGGTTATACCGCGGCCGTTTATGCTGCCCGCGCCAACTTAAATCCTGTGGTTATCACCGGGATGCAACAAGGTGGTCAGCTGACCACTACCACTGAGGTGGATAACTGGCCCGGTGATGTTGAAGGCCTACAAGGGCCCGACTTGATGGTGAGAATGCAGCAGCATGCTGAGCGTTTTGATACGCAGATTTTGTTTGATCATATCGAAGAGACCGACCTGAATCAGCGCCCTTTTATCCTTAAGGGTAATAGCGCCACTTATAGCTGCGACTCCTTAATTATCGCCACCGGTGCTTCAGCGCAGTATTTAGGTCTCCCCTCTGAAGAAGAGTTTATGGGTAAGGGTGTTAGTGCCTGTGCCACCTGTGACGGTTTCTTTTATCGCGGCAAGAAAGTCGCCGTTATTGGTGGCGGTAATACCGCTGTTGAAGAAGCCCTTTATCTCTCTAATCTGGCCTCTGAGGTTACTCTGGTTCACCGACGTGATAGCCTGCGCTCCGAGAAGATTCTCCGCGACAAGTTGCTAGAGAAAGAGAAAAACGGCAATGTAAATATTATCTGGAACCATACGCTGGAAGAGATTACTGGCGATGACATGGGCGTAAGCGGCCTTAATCTGGCCAGCACCACTGATGGCAGCAAGCAATCAATTGATGTGGCTGGTGTATTTATCGCTATCGGCCACAAGCCTAATACCGATATCTTTGAAGGCCAGCTGACCATGAAAGACGGCTATATCAAAATCAATAGCGGCCTTGAAGGCAAAGCCACACAAACCAGTGTGGAGGGTGTCTTTGCAGCCGGTGATGTAGCTGACCATATCTACCGTCAGGCGGTAACTTCGGCAGGCGCTGGCTGTATGGCCGCACTGGATGCTGAAAAGTATATGGATGATTTAGCCTAAGGCGATGACTTGACGCCGGGTTCCAACCCGGCGTCCAATAGGCCCATGTCTACCGTTAGCTGGCTTGACCCAGCCTCCGTTGAATTCCCAACCCCAGACCAGGCGCTGGAAGACCCCAATGGACTATTGGCTGTTGGCGGTGATTTAAGCCCTGAGCGATTAATTGCAGCCTATCGGCTGGGTATTTTCCCCTGGTTTGAAGAGTCCCAGCCAATACTTTGGTGGTCCCCCAGCCCCAGAGCGGTGCTTTTCCCTGCCAATATTTATCTGTCTAAAAGCTTAAAAAAACGCCTGCGACGCCAGCAATACAGCGTGAGCTGTGACCAGCAATTTAGCCAGGTAATGCAACACTGCGCCAATATCCCCCGCCAGGGCCAGGATGGCACCTGGATTACTGATGATATGCTGGAGGCTTATTGCCAGCTATTCGAGCAAGGCATAGCCCATTCTATTGAAGTCTGGTTTGAAGGCGAATTGATAGGTGGGCTTTACGGTATAGCGATTGGCAAAATTTTTTATGGGGAGTCGATGTTTAGCCTTAGAACTGACGCATCCAAAGTGGCCTTTGCCCATCTGGCGAAACAGCTGGATAACTGGCACTTTGCCCTGATTGACTGCCAAGTCTCAAACCCCCATTTAACCCGTCTTGGGGCAGAAGAAATCGATCGCGGGCTGTTTAGCCAGCTACTTTCAGATAATATAGACAATACCGACCACCACAATTGGTCGGCAGACTGGAATTCGCTTTTTGCGATCTAAGCAGGCCGCAGTATGACAGCACTCTCAGAACTCAGGGTCTTTGCCACCCACCCTCACCCCTGCAGTTATCTTGATGACGAGCAGGCGACGACGCTATTTATTGACCCGGAAACAACGATTGATTCCACCACCTATAGCCAATTGGCTGAAATCGGCTTTAGACGCAGTGGCCCCCATATTTACCGCCCGCACTGCGGTAGCTGTAAAGCCTGTGTACCCGCCAGAGTGCCCGTAAGCACCTTTAACCCCAGCCGTAGGCAGCGCAGAATCATTAAACGCAATACAGACCTTGAGGTTGTTGAGATTAAGGACATTGGTCGGCAGGACTGCTATCAGCTCTATGAGCGCTATATTAATGCCCGTCACCAGGACGGTGATATGTACCCTCCCAGCTATGACCAATATATAAGTTTTTTAACCGATGATATGGGCATCACCCAGTATTACGGCTTTATGCTTGAGCAACAGTTAATCGCGGTGGCGGTTACCGATAAAATGGATAATGGCTTATC comes from the Oceanicoccus sagamiensis genome and includes:
- the lolA gene encoding outer membrane lipoprotein chaperone LolA, with product MYLSLRYFLLLLLSGFSLTALSETAVQQLSAQLQAMNSLSAQFKQTITDNTGTVLQEASGTLTVKRPRRFYWRTEQPYEHLVVTDGKELWLYDIDLEQITQQAFTADLDKAPALLLSGEVDEISKQYQVNVTRAADNSLSFSLTPNQPDSLFKQLVISFNNKQLQSMQLKDSFEQLTTIEFSQLQLNITVADSLFKFAPPDGIDIIRDEP
- a CDS encoding DNA translocase FtsK, which gives rise to MEKFVPRLREGALIGFVAVFLYLMMALLSYDAADPGWSRTGSGAAVANAGGPTGAWLADIFLSLFGYMAYLFPLMIGYRAWILFRERYQPQPFDWASFAVRVIGLSLVMIATTSLAMIGDTGASGMPFGAGGALGQSVGSSSIGAFSLLGGRLILLALLLFGMTIFTDLSWLKLMDATGARTIQLFALLRGGLIKRWQQQKEKRAQQKVQQERKVVIAKQVEKEKTRKAPKIQLMPKKPEKSERAEREKQRPLFNAPVVGSLPPLDLLDPADDSHKKGFSPDALEALSRLLEHKLKDFGVVAEVTEVLPGPVVTRFEIQPGTGVKVSKITNLAKDIARSLAVISVRVVEVIPGKSVVGIEIPNEDRAVVNYRDVLSSQVYENSKSPLSIALGHDISGEPIVADLGKMPHLLVAGTTGSGKSVGVNAMLLSFLYKSTPAEVRLILVDPKMLELSVYDGIPHLLTPVITDMKDAANGLRWCVAEMERRYKLMAALGVRNLAGFNRKVEDAAGSDNPIVDPLWVPEEVFDPEADPQVAPPLETLPSIVVVIDEFADMMMVVGKKVEELIARIAQKARAAGIHLILATQRPSVDVITGLIKANVPSRIAFQVSSRVDSRTILDQGGAEQLLGHGDMLYLPPGTSLPVRVHGAFVSDDEVHRVVADWKRRGEPAYIEGLLDEGANGPAIPGFTAEGGSGGGDGDDESDALYDEAVHYVTQSRRASISSVQRKLRIGYNRAARLIEAMEAAGVVTEMGHNGSREVLAPPPPSE
- the trxB gene encoding thioredoxin-disulfide reductase — encoded protein: MSDLQHHPLIILGSGPAGYTAAVYAARANLNPVVITGMQQGGQLTTTTEVDNWPGDVEGLQGPDLMVRMQQHAERFDTQILFDHIEETDLNQRPFILKGNSATYSCDSLIIATGASAQYLGLPSEEEFMGKGVSACATCDGFFYRGKKVAVIGGGNTAVEEALYLSNLASEVTLVHRRDSLRSEKILRDKLLEKEKNGNVNIIWNHTLEEITGDDMGVSGLNLASTTDGSKQSIDVAGVFIAIGHKPNTDIFEGQLTMKDGYIKINSGLEGKATQTSVEGVFAAGDVADHIYRQAVTSAGAGCMAALDAEKYMDDLA
- the aat gene encoding leucyl/phenylalanyl-tRNA--protein transferase codes for the protein MSTVSWLDPASVEFPTPDQALEDPNGLLAVGGDLSPERLIAAYRLGIFPWFEESQPILWWSPSPRAVLFPANIYLSKSLKKRLRRQQYSVSCDQQFSQVMQHCANIPRQGQDGTWITDDMLEAYCQLFEQGIAHSIEVWFEGELIGGLYGIAIGKIFYGESMFSLRTDASKVAFAHLAKQLDNWHFALIDCQVSNPHLTRLGAEEIDRGLFSQLLSDNIDNTDHHNWSADWNSLFAI
- a CDS encoding arginyltransferase, which produces MTALSELRVFATHPHPCSYLDDEQATTLFIDPETTIDSTTYSQLAEIGFRRSGPHIYRPHCGSCKACVPARVPVSTFNPSRRQRRIIKRNTDLEVVEIKDIGRQDCYQLYERYINARHQDGDMYPPSYDQYISFLTDDMGITQYYGFMLEQQLIAVAVTDKMDNGLSAIYTFFDPDMEKRSLGVFGVLWQIEQAKQLELEYVYLGYWIKQCRKMSYKTDYRPLQLFLNNRWLTLG